Proteins encoded in a region of the Chryseobacterium piperi genome:
- a CDS encoding SanA/YdcF family protein, with product MRVVRNIFKLILLSAEIGILLICFGNAWVFALTNGRTYTKISKIPPREVALVLGTSPKMRSGQSNPYFTKRMDATALLYHHGKIRQIIVSGEKSRGYNEPAAMKNYLVYQEGVPEEIIIEDPKGFNTYKSILRCKDVYKKNNVIIVSQGFHNLRALFFARNNNMNALGFDAQDVSKPESYYRNQFREIFARMIAVVYFLLGISPD from the coding sequence TTGAGAGTCGTAAGAAACATATTTAAGCTTATTTTATTATCAGCAGAAATCGGAATTTTGCTGATATGTTTTGGTAATGCCTGGGTTTTTGCTCTTACTAATGGTAGAACCTATACTAAAATCTCAAAAATCCCACCTCGTGAAGTCGCACTGGTCCTTGGAACATCACCTAAAATGAGATCAGGGCAGTCTAATCCTTATTTTACAAAACGAATGGATGCAACAGCTCTGCTTTATCATCACGGAAAGATCAGGCAGATTATTGTAAGCGGAGAAAAGAGTAGAGGCTATAACGAACCTGCGGCGATGAAAAACTATCTGGTTTATCAGGAAGGTGTGCCCGAGGAAATTATCATTGAAGACCCTAAAGGTTTTAATACCTATAAAAGTATCTTACGTTGCAAAGACGTTTATAAGAAAAATAATGTGATCATTGTTTCACAGGGATTTCATAACCTGAGAGCGTTATTTTTTGCCAGAAACAATAATATGAATGCGCTGGGTTTTGACGCACAGGATGTGAGCAAGCCTGAAAGTTACTACAGAAATCAATTCAGGGAAATATTCGCAAGAATGATTGCTGTAGTATATTTCTTATTAGGAATTTCTCCAGATTAG